Proteins found in one Syngnathus acus chromosome 9, fSynAcu1.2, whole genome shotgun sequence genomic segment:
- the cspg4b gene encoding chondroitin sulfate proteoglycan 4 isoform X2, with protein sequence MFSSGKKAPKKLLLLWICGLLWGSLPVDRASAASFYGDGFVQLKATESSDHNRLRFRFRTSSTDGLLFLAAGQSVYFLLELNAGRLQLKVDLGSGEQLLRSERGAQLNDLAWHFVEVDHSKGNVTLTVNKNSHTSAKIPGPRHVLHISDGIYVGGSFGLDRFYLPRDLVGFRGCVEDAVFNRHDLLSSLRPYTGFKMVHEVSLGCSPQFFATEEDPVSFFSSRAYVSLPPWYGQQEAVLECAARTSARDGLLAYISAKEGGFAALELRQGRLAATVGKGGSKTELRSLTLINDGKWHAIKMRLDSQTLQLAVDGQMVKSSLGSRPKGLHFKGSLFIGGVDAAARAEVRKADLTSVSGKAMRGGSFKGCLKNIQVNRVKTGLAHALVTKDISVGCQPEKEPAPSTGPTGAPESLFFLVTPTPTLARGLDRRYGANFVQLKPLIVDEGGRASLEAKHIKVLLDFKMLGIRQSQIVFEIREQPTRGQIRLDVDQDRAENTFGMLDLWHQRVMYIHGGSEDPDDFFLFSIASSSRKEVPRYLGADRLYRFNITVTATNDAPELSLPEGNLFVLLENSKKRLSADVLKATDVDSDAARLVFSVLGNLNADAGYLEIEKDPGTAVSSFTHSDLRESRVYYVHVGVPNSRIVLRVSDGEKVSNTVVLRVMAVQLEFEIANNTGLNVNQGETAAIGSPQLSVETNAVDQAVDIRYDVVEGPRYGALQRLHSSGEWRPADSFSQRLLEKGRLRYVSTYREIQTSNASDSFKCQVVVAARASAELLFPITVKWVAYNLVRNRTIRLDKVRKVTLNSEYLFAEATGVVVSEENLYFRVLTTPKKGNLLLRTTVLTKNSTFSQRNVTDLHVHYQLVERPHEDTHDRFKFHLFSKHAQSQNYDFQFAIKADVNHVFIQNTGLVLREGQSKLITKKELFAETLLTQDMHYTVISGPKHGRLARITRSSDDSILTFSNRDLSDRRVVYVHDDSETSHDDFTFVVSTARGFKSLVADEEIGSEEGTFNISVQLVNDQKPLRLIDRVFHVVREGQRLLTLDDLRYHDPDSDFDDGQLIYSRRGIPVGELVLANDTARPLFEFRQKDLDDKKVLFVHKGPSLGRFVLFVSDGKNFVSGLLDVSAQEPFLNVVNNTGLLVRKGHSATLSTANFSTASNLDIRHDGEVALELNAAPRHGRLYREEIAAESFTLSDLKSGFISYRHDDSKHLADHFNLTVRAKDVRLAVRIDVKVYLESHQRPPILQHHKHLLVEEGESVEIDQTGLQVTHEDNVPSEIVFTVKAGPRHGFLRHSAQADPRRVGSRDSPVRTFTQKDVNGGKVQYVQVEPNKVNDTFVLEATNGVSRVADIRMWVDIVPRLIPLGVSNFTVEEGGYKALSNQQLRVDNGHFAGTDLLFHLSEPPRHGHVEHSRQPGVPLTAFSRRQVEHEFIYYVHDGSETSADNFTVVANDTGQRKRSEARTLFVRVTAVNDEPPVITANRVLRVWVSSVTEISVEDLRAQDLDTPPEELRFTVTPASNGHLALKSAPTTAVLNFTQAHIDHGHLLFVHKGPMSGGLNFQVNDGVHFTPRQIFSITARSLVLSLAQNRPLKVFPGSWRAISNAELQVVTNDVSDTSKRTVTFDVIRHPALGRLVDRKEVLYVQSAIESVGWEAADRLTFSVSSPPSSLENVTFEIHISYENRRPDGNTVLLANTGAEVTEGGSVMIDKSKLDATNLMSKLPTPERSAHQVWFQVTSLPQHGVLVVGERNLTKEKPNFSQFIIDKYGITYAHDNSESRRDAFAFSAWVNPKGKAAQRPFDDTDVVEESFRITVSAVNDQPPVLKTRAPGLTLVQGDTVAIKPENLNVEDLDNPPDEIAFSVISKPNNGYLALGGRLNRSIETFTQAQINDGRVHFVHDGSPASGVFYFSVTDGHHKPIYKLFNLDVTNITISLVNHTGLTLQQGGAVVFLNGDNLGAKTNGRNATVRYRVSRPPKFGKLLLDTREVSDFDQEDVQAGRLAYRMSDLSSAQDSFEFTAFTSEANLSAQVLNVTVAPLIRVGQSVKAPSGSVLKLSPAYLDASELAEMCSCDPVFEIVSHPNHGKVVRPKPQTWRQSEALESFTFRDVTQEKVALEVNANMSGAVQQFNDSVGFLLKADNVQPAKGDFHFTVVPSDAPTTKDPAAVTSHSQTTIQTPRKAATSTAVVDTRQSSENQHEFKGRQRWGKGTSIFGTTPGKPTTGTDRFPSFMNTSYPQKSSGPLLVVLPLLALLLLVIILVVLVVFLRHHHHRRRKRRTDAPKEPPPGPSYQSQRSAAVPTVTVTPLSPAGTGSPALSHLLVRNQRRYNRDTVEANVLVSSWSRDSSTALSQTIRTATPSLQRNQYWV encoded by the exons ATGTTCTCCTCTGGGAAAAAAGCCCCGAAGAagttgctgttgctgtggATCTGCGGACTGCTTTGGGGCTCGCTCCCGGTCGATCGAGCGTCGGCAG CGTCCTTTTATGGCGATGGCTTTGTACAGCTGAAGGCTACAGAATCGTCCGACCATAACAGGCTCCGCTTTCGCTTCCGAACTTCCAGTACCGACGGGCTGCTGTTTCTGGCCGCCGGCCAGAGCGTCTACTTTCTGCTGGAGCTCAACGCCGGTCGCCTGCAG CTGAAAGTCGACTTGGGATCTGGGGAGCAACTACTGCGATCCGAGAGAGGCGCGCAGCTCAATGACCTGGCCTGGCATTTTGTGGAGGTCGACCATTCCAAGGGCAATGTCACTCTGACAGTAAACAAGAACTCTCACACGAGCGCCAAGATTCCCGGGCCCCGTCATGTTCTCCACATTTCCGACGGTATCTACGTAGGAGGCTCCTTTGGCCTGGACAGATTTTACCTCCCCAGAGACCTCGTGGGCTTTCGAGGCTGCGTGGAGGATGCGGTCTTCAACCGACACGACTTGCTGTCGTCGCTGAGGCCGTATACCGGATTCAAGATGGTCCACGAGGTGTCGCTGGGTTGCAGTCCCCAGTTTTTTGCCACGGAAGAGGACCCCGTTAGCTTCTTTAGCTCCAGGGCCTACGTTTCTCTCCCCCCCTGGTATGGCCAGCAAGAAGCCGTCTTGGAGTGTGCTGCGCGTACTTCGGCCCGAGATGGCCTACTCGCGTACATCTCGGCCAAAGAGGGGGGCTTTGCGGCGCTGGAGCTCCGACAAGGCCGGCTCGCAGCCACGGTCGGCAAAGGCGGCAGCAAAACGGAGCTTCGTTCGCTTACTTTGATCAATGACGGGAAATGGCACGCTATCAAGATGCGCTTGGATTCTCAGACGCTCCAATTAGCCGTTGATGGGCAAATGGTGAAAAGCAGTTTGGGCTCTCGCCCAAAGGGGCTGCACTTCAAAGGCTCCCTTTTCATCGGCGGCGTCGACGCCGCCGCCAGAGCGGAAGTGCGAAAGGCCGACTTGACGTCCGTGTCAGGAAAAGCGATGCGCGGAGGCTCCTTCAAAGGCTGCCTGAAGAATATCCAAGTGAACAGAGTCAAGACGGGGCTCGCTCACGCGCTCGTCACCAAGGATATCTCGGTCGGCTGCCAACCCGAGAAAGAACCGGCGCCGTCGACCGGTCCCACCGGTGCGCCGGAGTCGCTGTTCTTCTTGGTGACCCCGACGCCGACCCTCGCAAGAGGTTTGGACAGAAGGTACGGTGCTAATTTTGTGCAGCTGAAGCCTCTGATCGTCGACGAAGGCGGCCGAGCCTCTCTGGAAGCCAAGCACATCAAAGTTCTGTTGGATTTCAAGATGCTCGGCATTCGGCAGTCTCAAATCGTATTTGAAATTCGAGAGCAGCCCACGCGCGGTCAGATCAGGCTGGATGTCGATCAGGACCGAGCCGAGAATACCTTCGGCATGTTGGACCTTTGGCACCAACGGGTAATGTACATCCACGGAGGTTCCGAGGATCCCGACGACTTCTTCTTGTTTTCGATCGCTTCCAGCAGTCGCAAAGAAGTTCCCCGTTATCTTGGAGCGGACCGATTGTATCGCTTCAACATCACAGTCACAGCCACCAATGACGCTCCAGAGTTGAGTCTCCCCGaaggaaatctttttgtcttGTTGGAAAACTCCAAGAAACGTCTGAGCGCGGATGTTCTGAAAGCCACCGACGTCGACAGCGACGCCGCCCGTCTTGTTTTTAGCGTGCTGGGGAACCTGAATGCAGACGCAGGCTATTTGGAAATTGAGAAGGACCCGGGAACGGCGGTGAGCTCATTCACTCACTCGGACTTGCGAGAATCGCGAGTGTATTACGTTCACGTAGGTGTTCCAAACTCCAGGATCGTGCTTCGGGTCAGCGACGGGGAGAAGGTCAGCAACACCGtcgtgctgagggtgatggcTGTCCAACTTGAGTTTGAAATTGCCAACAACACGGGTCTGAATGTCAATCAAGGAGAAACGGCTGCAATCGGTTCGCCGCAACTGTCGGTAGAAACCAACGCCGTCGACCAAGCGGTCGACATCCGATACGATGTCGTGGAAGGACCGCGGTACGGCGCGCTCCAGAGACTTCACTCCAGCGGCGAATGGAGGCCCGCCGACTCCTTTTCCCAAAGGCTTTTGGAAAAAGGGCGCCTGAGGTATGTCAGCACCTACCGCGAGATTCAGACGTCCAACGCCAGCGattcttttaaatgtcaagTCGTCGTGGCCGCGAGGGCGAGCGCCGAATTGCTTTTCCCCATCACCGTCAAATGGGTGGCGTACAACTTGGTCAGGAACCGAACGATCCGCTTGGATAAAGTCAGGAAAGTAACACTGAACTCTGAATATCTGTTTGCCGAAGCCACGGGCGTCGTCGTCTCTGAGGAGAATCTTTATTTTCGAGTTCTCACCACCCCAAAGAAAGGAAACCTGCTTCTCCGCACGACGGTCCTGACAAAGAACTCCACTTTTAGTCAAAGAAACGTCACGGATCTTCATGTCCACTATCAACTCGTCGAGCGGCCTCACGAGGACACTCATGACAGATTCAAGTTCCACCTGTTCTCCAAGCACGCTCAGTCCCAGAACTACGATTTTCAGTTTGCCATCAAAGCAGACGTGAATCATGTTTTCATCCAAAATACCGGACTGGTTCTTCGGGAGGGCCAAAGTAAGCTGATCACAAAAAAGGAGCTGTTTGCAGAAACGTTACTTACGCAGGATATGCACTACACGGTGATAAGTGGTCCCAAACACGGAAGGCTGGCTCGTATCACGCGCTCCAGCGACGACAGCATCCTCACCTTCAGCAATCGGGATCTCTCGGACCGACGCGTGGTCTACGTTCACGACGACAGCGAAACGAGTCACGACGACTTCACCTTCGTCGTTTCCACCGCCCGAGGTTTCAAATCGTTGGTTGCGGATGAGGAAATTGGCTCCGAAGAAGGAACGTTCAACATATCCGTTCAACTCGTCAACGATCAGAAACCGCTGCGCCTCATCGATCGAGTTTTCCACGTGGTGAGAGAAGGACAGAGGCTGCTCACCCTCGACGATTTACGTTACCACGATCCCGATTCGGATTTTGACGACGGCCAGTTGATTTATAGCCGTCGCGGCATTCCCGTGGGAGAGTTGGTGCTGGCCAACGACACCGCTCGTCCGCTGTTTGAGTTCCGACAAAAGGATTTAGACGACAAGAAAGTCTTGTTCGTTCATAAAGGCCCAAGCCTCGGCAGGTTTGTGCTCTTTGTCTCGGACGGCAAGAACTTTGTATCCGGTCTTTTAGACGTCAGCGCGCAGGAGCCTTTCCTGAACGTTGTCAATAACACCGGCCTGCTGGTACGGAAGGGACACTCGGCGACGTTGTCCACCGCTAATTTCAGCACGGCGTCCAATCTGGATATTCGCCATGACGGAGAAGTGGCCTTGGAGTTGAACGCCGCGCCTCGGCACGGACGACTCTACCGAGAAGAAATAGCGGCCGAGTCCTTCACGCTGTCGGACCTCAAGAGCGGATTCATCTCTTATCGACACGACGATAGCAAACATCTGGCAGATCATTTCAACTTGACCGTAAGGGCGAAGGACGTCCGGCTGGCGGTGAGGATCGACGTCAAGGTTTACCTGGAAAGTCATCAGAGGCCGCCCATTTTGCAGCATCACAAACATTTACTGGTCGAGGAGGGCGAATCGGTCGAGATTGACCAGACTGGACTCcag GTCACGCACGAGGACAACGTGCCATCTGAGATCGTCTTCACCGTCAAGGCGGGTCCCCGCCACGGCTTCCTGCGACATTCTGCCCAAGCGGACCCACGTCGCGTGGGAAGCCGGGACTCTCCTGTCCGGACGTTCACTCAAAAGGACGTCAACGGCGGAAAGGTCCAGTACGTGCAGGTGGAGCCCAATAAAGTCAACGACACCTTTGTGCTGGAGGCCACCAATGGCGTCAGCCGCGTCGCTGACATTCGCATGTGGGTGGATATCGTACCCCGCCTCATCCCGCTTGGGGTCTCCAATTTCACCGTGGAAGAGGGCGGCTACAAGGCCCTGAGCAATCAGCAACTGCGAGTCGACAACGGACACTTTGCCGGAACCGACCTCTTGTTTCACCTGAGCGAGCCCCCGCGTCACGGCCACGTCGAGCACTCCCGCCAGCCCGGCGTGCCCCTGACGGCGTTCAGCAGGAGGCAG GTGGAGCATGAATTCATCTACTACGTCCACGACGGCAGCGAAACCTCAGCGGACAATTTCACGGTGGTCGCCAACGACACGGGCCAGAGGAAGCGGAGCGAGGCTCGCACGCTCTTCGTCCGAGTCACGGCCGTCAACGACGAGCCCCCCGTTATCACCGCCAACAGGGTCCTCAGG GTTTGGGTGTCGTCAGTGACAGAGATCAGCGTGGAGGACTTGAGGGCGCAGGACCTGGACACCCCCCCGGAGGAGCTCCGCTTCACGGTGACCCCAGCCAGCAACGGCCACCTGGCGCTAAAGAGTGCCCCCACCACAGCCGTGCTCAACTTCACTCAGGCCCACATCGACCACGGACACTTGCTCTTTGTGCATAAAG GCCCCATGTCTGGTGGCTTGAACTTCCAAGTCAACGACGGCGTGCATTTTACTCCCCGGCAGATCTTTAGCATCACCGCAAGATCCTTGGTCCTCAGTTTGGCGCAGAATCGCCCCCTAAAGGTCTTTCCAG GATCTTGGAGGGCAATTTCAAATGCGGAATTGCAAGTGGTAACCAACGACGTCAGCGATACCTCCAAGCGCACCGTTACGTTCGACGTCATCCGACATCCCGCACTGGGGCGCCTG GTGGATCGGAAAGAGGTCCTATACGTCCAAAGCGCCATCGAGTCGGTGGGTTGGGAAGCGGCGGACCGGCTGACTTTCTCTGTGAGCTCACCGCCTTCGTCTCTGGAGAATGTGACCTTCGAGATCCATATCTCCTATGAGAACCGACGACCCGATGGCAACACGGTCCTTCTGGCCAACACGG GTGCTGAAGTCACAGAAGGAGGGAGCGTCATGATTGACAAGTCCAAGCTGGACGCCACCAACCTGATGTCCAAGCTGCCGACGCCCGAGCGAAGCGCCCACCAAGTCTGGTTCCAGGTGACCTCGTTGCCGCAGCACGGCGTGCTGGTGGTGGGCGAGAGAAACCTCACCAAAGAGAAACCCAACTTCTCTCAATTCATCATCGACAAATACGGCATCACGTACGCGCACGACAACTCCGAGAGCAGGCGCGATGCCTTCGCCTTCAGCGCCTGGGTCAACCCCAAAGGCAAAGCGGCTCAAAGGCCTTTCGATGACACCGACGTGGTCGAGGAGTCGTTCCGCATTACCGTCTCTGCCGTCAACGACCAGCCACCCGTGTTGAAGACTCGAGCGCCCGGTCTGACGCTGGTGCAAGGAGACACGGTCGCCATTAAGCCGGAGAACCTCAACGTTGAAGATTTGGACAACCCCCCCGATGAGATTGCCTTCTCTGTGATTAGCAAGCCCAATAACGGATACCTGGCTCTTGGCGGAAGATTAAACCGATCGATCGAAACCTTCACCCAAGCCCAGATCAATGACGGACGTGTTCATTTTGTCCATGACGGGAGCCCCGCTTCAGGGGTGTTTTACTTCAGCGTGACGGACGGCCACCATAAGCCCATTTACAAACTCTTCAACCTGGACGTGACAAACATCACCATCTCTCTGGTCAACCATACGGGCTTGACACTCCAGCAAGGTGGCGCTGTGGTTTTTCTCAACGGAGACAACCTCGGCGCCAAGACCAACGGCAGGAACGCCACCGTTCGCTACCGGGTTTCCAGACCGCCAAAGTTTGGCAAACTTCTACTGGACACCCGGGAGGTGTCCGACTTTGATCAGGAAGACGTGCAGGCGGGACGGCTGGCTTACCGCATGAGCGATCTTTCGTCCGCCCAAGATAGCTTCGAGTTCACAGCCTTCACCTCGGAGGCCAATCTGAGCGCGCAAGTGCTAAACGTCACCGTGGCTCCTCTGATCCGGGTTGGCCAAAGTGTGAAGGCTCCCAGCGGGAGTGTCCTCAAACTGAGCCCGGCCTACCTGGATGCTTCCGAACTGGCTGAAATGTGTAGCTGCGACCCGGTCTTTGAAATCGTCTCACACCCCAATCACGGGAAAGTGGTTCGGCCAAAGCCGCAAACGTGGCGGCAATCGGAAGCGCTGGAGTCTTTCACCTTCCGGGATGTTACGCAAGAGAAAGTAGCCTTGGAAGTCAACGCCAACATGAGCGGCGCAGTTCAACAATTCAACGACTCTGTGGGCTTCTTACTAAAAGCCGATAACGTCCAACCCGCCAAAGGGGACTTCCATTTCACCGTCGTGCCATCGGACGCTCCGACCACCAAAGATCCCGCTGCTGTGACATCTCATTCTCAGACAACAATCCAGACTCCGAGAAAGGCGGCGACTTCCACAGCTGTCGTCGACACCCGGCAGTCGAGCGAAAACCAACACGAGTTCAAAGGACGCCAGCGCTGGGGGAAGGGAACCAGCATTTTCGGGACGACTCCGGGGAAGCCGACCACAGGAACGGATCGTTTTCCATCCTTCATGAACACGTCCTACCCGCAAAAAAGCTCCGGTCCTCTTCTGGTCGTCTTGCCTCTGCTCGCTCTGCTTCTGCTGGTGATCATTTTGGTGGtgctggttgtttttcttcgacaccaccaccaccgacGACGGAAGCGCAGGACCGACGCGCCAAAGGAGCCGCCGCCGGGCCCGTCATACCAGAGCCAGAGGAGCGCCGCCGTCCCTACGGTCACCGTCACCCCATTAAGCCCCGCCGGCACGGGTAGCCCCGCTCTCAGTCACCTCCTGGTACGGAACCAGCGGCGGTACAATCGTGACACGGTTGAGGCCAACGTTCTTGTAAGCTCTTGGAGTCGTGATTCTTCCACCGCGTTGTCGCAAACGATCCGGACTGCCACTCCTTCGCTTCAGAGGAATCAGTATTGGGTTTGA